Proteins from a genomic interval of Rhodothermus marinus:
- a CDS encoding copper resistance protein B, whose protein sequence is MRRIGVFLLLAALAVLPARQLRAQAQPLVHFMNENTLAFVLFDLLETSPALDGRPLQWDMDAWVGKMYNRLWIRSEGELLTAQRGGEAEFQALYSRVVAPYWDLQVGARFEVAYGEQTRTRAHLALGLEGLAPYWFELEPILFVSQDGDVSASLVASHDLFVTQRLILQPRLEALVAVQEVPEWGVGRGLNRVDFGLRLRFELVREFAPYIGFNWSRLYGGAADLARAEGEATRTSGFVAGVRLWY, encoded by the coding sequence ATGCGTCGGATAGGAGTCTTTCTGTTGCTCGCCGCACTTGCGGTGCTGCCTGCCCGCCAGCTTCGGGCCCAGGCGCAGCCGCTGGTCCACTTCATGAACGAAAACACGCTGGCCTTCGTGCTTTTCGACCTGCTGGAGACCTCACCCGCCCTGGACGGCCGCCCGCTGCAGTGGGACATGGACGCCTGGGTCGGAAAGATGTACAACCGACTCTGGATCCGCAGCGAAGGCGAACTGCTGACCGCGCAGCGCGGCGGCGAAGCGGAGTTTCAGGCGCTCTACAGTCGGGTCGTAGCGCCTTACTGGGACCTGCAGGTCGGTGCCCGCTTCGAGGTAGCCTACGGCGAGCAGACCCGCACACGCGCCCACCTGGCCCTGGGACTGGAAGGCCTGGCTCCCTACTGGTTCGAGCTGGAACCGATCCTGTTCGTCAGCCAGGACGGAGACGTCTCCGCCTCCCTGGTGGCCTCGCATGACCTGTTCGTCACGCAGCGGCTGATTCTGCAACCCCGGCTGGAGGCGCTGGTGGCCGTGCAGGAGGTGCCTGAGTGGGGCGTCGGACGTGGACTGAACCGCGTGGACTTCGGTCTGCGGCTGCGCTTCGAGCTGGTGCGCGAGTTTGCCCCGTACATTGGCTTCAACTGGAGCCGCCTCTACGGAGGTGCGGCCGACCTGGCCCGCGCAGAAGGCGAAGCGACGCGCACGTCCGGGTTTGTAGCCGGCGTGCGGCTCTGGTATTGA
- a CDS encoding DUF411 domain-containing protein, with amino-acid sequence MRITRKTYVLGFLLGAALAAIGLALYSSQQQASAQPTLTVFKSPTCGCCGKWVEHMKAAGFNVRVEDVQDLSAIKARFHVPGTLHSCHTAIVEGYVIEGHVPAADVWRLLREKPDVTGLAVPGMPIGSPGMEQGFRVDPYDVLAFTTDGQTRVFARYGQE; translated from the coding sequence ATGCGCATCACCCGCAAAACCTACGTGCTGGGCTTTCTGCTGGGCGCGGCCCTGGCTGCCATTGGTCTGGCCCTCTACAGCAGCCAGCAGCAGGCTTCGGCCCAGCCCACCCTGACCGTCTTCAAAAGCCCCACCTGCGGCTGCTGCGGCAAGTGGGTGGAGCACATGAAAGCGGCCGGCTTTAACGTGCGCGTCGAGGACGTGCAGGACCTGAGCGCGATCAAAGCCCGCTTCCACGTGCCCGGCACGCTGCATTCCTGCCACACGGCCATCGTCGAAGGCTACGTGATCGAAGGCCATGTGCCGGCGGCCGACGTGTGGCGCCTGCTCCGGGAAAAGCCGGACGTAACCGGTCTGGCGGTCCCGGGCATGCCGATCGGTTCGCCCGGCATGGAGCAGGGCTTCCGCGTGGATCCCTACGACGTGCTGGCGTTTACGACGGACGGTCAGACACGGGTCTTCGCCCGCTACGGACAGGAATAG
- a CDS encoding TlpA family protein disulfide reductase, with amino-acid sequence MQESLPLSPSLLYALAGLLVVGGLALLWLAPRLSPRRRLEGAAAWTGALFGGVVMLSGLALGALAYLRQQQPEIVQPPGVVGRPAPELVFRLVDTDEPRTLADYRGKVILLNLWATWCGPCLAEIPELNRFQQAYQDRGVVVIMISDEPRQTILEFTKERPLEAVSGYLPEDARWPWPYNRVEQARPTTFVIDRDGIIRETWPGAADFAQFEAAVLPYLE; translated from the coding sequence ATGCAGGAGAGCCTGCCGCTCAGTCCATCGCTGCTGTACGCGCTGGCGGGATTGCTGGTGGTCGGCGGCCTGGCGCTGCTCTGGTTGGCGCCACGCCTCAGCCCGCGTCGCCGTCTGGAAGGCGCGGCGGCCTGGACCGGCGCGCTGTTCGGCGGCGTGGTGATGCTTTCGGGACTGGCCCTGGGCGCGCTGGCCTACCTGCGCCAGCAGCAGCCCGAGATCGTTCAACCGCCGGGGGTGGTTGGGCGCCCCGCACCGGAGCTGGTCTTTCGTCTGGTAGACACCGACGAGCCTCGCACGCTGGCCGATTACCGGGGGAAGGTGATTCTGCTGAACCTCTGGGCCACCTGGTGCGGCCCCTGCCTGGCCGAAATTCCCGAACTCAATCGTTTCCAGCAGGCCTATCAGGACCGGGGTGTCGTGGTAATCATGATCTCAGACGAACCCCGCCAGACCATTCTGGAATTCACGAAAGAACGTCCCTTAGAAGCCGTCAGCGGCTATCTGCCTGAAGACGCCCGCTGGCCCTGGCCCTACAACCGGGTCGAACAGGCCCGCCCCACCACGTTCGTGATCGATCGCGACGGCATCATCCGCGAGACCTGGCCCGGCGCCGCCGACTTTGCCCAGTTCGAAGCGGCGGTGTTGCCCTATCTGGAATAA
- a CDS encoding Spy/CpxP family protein refolding chaperone gives MYTVIKRLVLGLTLLSMPALAQQHGHQMMRPDTARGMMQGGMMGQMGMMMQMMPRMMGIMQQGMMMQNPLHHATMMAFVLPAMADTLGLSEQQQRQLGELKQRMLQAHRARQQEIRQHQQALQALFQSEQQPDPAALREHLQAIARLEVDDRLAPYETFRQMLQVLNDAQRERLRGMQPHQLMAYMMRLPMMEMMPMMHMMHGREGMMQMMQGGMPMHRQMEGQHGHDQDGHHHHRPR, from the coding sequence ATGTATACGGTGATAAAGCGACTGGTGCTGGGCCTGACCTTGCTGAGCATGCCGGCCCTGGCCCAGCAACACGGCCATCAAATGATGCGTCCGGACACCGCCCGCGGAATGATGCAGGGCGGCATGATGGGCCAGATGGGCATGATGATGCAGATGATGCCCCGCATGATGGGCATCATGCAGCAGGGCATGATGATGCAGAACCCGCTGCACCATGCCACCATGATGGCCTTTGTGCTTCCGGCGATGGCCGATACGCTGGGCCTTTCCGAGCAGCAGCAGCGCCAGCTTGGTGAACTCAAACAACGCATGCTGCAGGCGCATCGCGCCCGCCAGCAGGAGATCCGGCAGCACCAGCAGGCCCTGCAGGCGCTCTTTCAGAGCGAGCAGCAGCCCGATCCGGCCGCCCTGCGCGAGCACCTGCAGGCAATCGCCCGGCTGGAGGTAGATGACCGGCTGGCCCCCTACGAAACCTTCCGCCAGATGCTCCAGGTGCTCAACGACGCGCAGCGCGAGCGCCTGCGCGGCATGCAGCCCCATCAGCTGATGGCCTACATGATGCGGCTGCCCATGATGGAGATGATGCCGATGATGCACATGATGCACGGCCGCGAAGGCATGATGCAGATGATGCAGGGCGGCATGCCCATGCACCGACAGATGGAAGGACAACACGGGCACGATCAGGACGGCCATCACCACCATCGTCCCCGTTGA
- a CDS encoding SHOCT domain-containing protein, which yields MYGPHMFWGMHWGWWIFWIVVIIALVWLLSQRRTGAPPPPRKESPLELLQRRYAAGEISTEEYEERRARLERDRLE from the coding sequence ATGTACGGACCACACATGTTCTGGGGCATGCACTGGGGGTGGTGGATCTTCTGGATCGTGGTGATCATCGCGCTGGTCTGGCTGCTCAGCCAGCGCCGGACCGGCGCGCCGCCCCCACCCCGGAAAGAATCGCCGCTGGAGCTGCTTCAGCGCCGCTACGCGGCGGGAGAAATCTCGACCGAAGAGTACGAGGAGCGTCGGGCCCGCCTGGAACGCGACCGGTTGGAATGA
- a CDS encoding class I SAM-dependent methyltransferase codes for MSSFTQNRVSVEPEATAFARRAYDRVAACYDLLELPMEWLAFRRWRRRLWEGVRGPRVLELGVGTGKNIPYYPPEVTVTAIDLSPRMLERARRRAARFPDRSVELLEMDAQALTFPDDTFDDVAATFVFCSVPDPVRGLREALRVTRPGGRLHLLEHMRVRSERIGRWMDRLDPLIYRLTGVHIARRTTENVRKADWVLEQEVDLAPGGLVRHLVARKPTNQQEP; via the coding sequence ATGAGCTCGTTCACTCAAAACCGGGTATCCGTCGAGCCGGAGGCCACGGCGTTTGCGCGGCGGGCCTACGACCGTGTGGCCGCCTGCTACGATCTGCTGGAGCTGCCGATGGAATGGCTGGCCTTCCGGCGCTGGCGGCGTCGTCTCTGGGAGGGCGTCCGGGGGCCGCGTGTACTTGAACTCGGCGTCGGCACCGGCAAGAACATCCCGTACTACCCGCCAGAGGTCACGGTGACGGCCATCGACCTCTCCCCCCGCATGCTCGAGCGGGCACGTCGCCGGGCCGCCCGCTTTCCGGACCGGAGCGTCGAGCTGCTGGAAATGGACGCGCAGGCGCTGACCTTCCCGGACGACACGTTCGATGACGTCGCCGCTACGTTCGTCTTCTGCTCCGTCCCCGATCCGGTGCGAGGACTCCGGGAGGCGCTGCGCGTCACCCGGCCGGGCGGCCGGCTCCACCTGCTCGAACACATGCGTGTGCGCTCCGAACGTATCGGCCGGTGGATGGATCGGCTCGATCCCCTGATCTATCGCCTGACGGGCGTGCATATCGCCCGTCGCACCACGGAAAATGTACGGAAGGCCGACTGGGTGCTGGAACAGGAAGTGGATCTGGCACCCGGCGGCCTCGTTCGTCATCTGGTAGCCCGTAAACCAACCAACCAGCAGGAGCCATGA
- a CDS encoding DUF302 domain-containing protein — MSETKTAYYFARTLPVSLEEAEARVRELLQQEGFGVLTEIDVQATLKKKLNVEVRPYKILGACNPHFAHQALQAEPHIGTMLPCNVIVRQTDDGQTEVAAIDPVASMQAVDNPALRPIAEQVRERLQRIIEKL, encoded by the coding sequence ATGAGCGAAACGAAAACGGCCTACTACTTCGCCCGCACGCTTCCGGTCAGCCTCGAAGAGGCCGAAGCCCGCGTGCGCGAACTGTTGCAGCAGGAAGGGTTCGGCGTGCTGACCGAAATCGACGTGCAGGCCACGCTGAAAAAGAAGCTGAACGTCGAGGTGCGCCCCTACAAGATCCTGGGCGCCTGCAATCCGCATTTTGCCCACCAGGCCCTGCAGGCCGAGCCGCACATCGGCACGATGCTGCCCTGCAACGTGATCGTACGCCAGACCGACGACGGCCAGACCGAAGTGGCTGCCATCGACCCGGTGGCCTCCATGCAGGCCGTCGACAACCCGGCGCTGCGTCCGATCGCCGAGCAGGTGCGCGAGCGCCTGCAGCGCATCATTGAAAAACTTTAG